From Thermomonas sp. XSG, one genomic window encodes:
- the ppa gene encoding inorganic diphosphatase: MGLDLVPTGKNPPEEINVIIEIPKDAEPVKYEVDKASGAIFVDRILSTPMRYPCNYGYVPYTVCGDGDPADVLVILPLPLVPGSVIRCRPVGVLKMSDEAGSDEKILAVPIDKVFAGYSHIDDIEKVSKHWLQRIGHFFEHYKDLEDGKWVKLDGWGGAAEAKQILIDAMARYQASDDKPRF, from the coding sequence ATGGGCCTGGACCTCGTCCCCACCGGCAAGAACCCGCCGGAAGAAATCAACGTCATCATCGAAATCCCCAAGGACGCCGAGCCGGTCAAGTACGAGGTGGACAAGGCCTCGGGCGCGATCTTCGTGGATCGCATCCTGTCCACGCCGATGCGCTACCCGTGCAACTACGGCTACGTGCCGTACACCGTCTGCGGCGACGGCGACCCCGCCGACGTGCTGGTGATCCTGCCGCTGCCGCTGGTGCCGGGCTCGGTGATCCGCTGCCGCCCGGTCGGCGTGCTGAAGATGAGCGACGAGGCCGGCAGCGACGAGAAGATCCTCGCCGTGCCGATCGACAAGGTGTTCGCCGGCTATTCCCACATCGACGACATCGAAAAAGTCAGCAAGCACTGGCTGCAGCGCATCGGCCACTTCTTCGAGCACTACAAGGACCTCGAAGACGGCAAGTGGGTGAAACTGGACGGCTGGGGCGGCGCGGCGGAAGCCAAGCAGATCCTGATCGACGCGATGGCGCGCTACCAGGCCAGCGACGACAAGCCCAGGTTCTGA